The Sphingomonas alpina genome has a segment encoding these proteins:
- the pgl gene encoding 6-phosphogluconolactonase, with protein sequence MSEEIEWWDYDDADEMADAVAGDIAFVIESAIDARGACVIALAGGKTPLPIYTKLAATKLDWKRVTIIPTDERIVPLGDPLSNITAIGKVFIPKGARVIPIVSEAAADYKAAGRAADSRLGDHHWPLDLCLLGVGADGHTASIFPGPDYEEAIAGPRERRALGVMPDPLPPEAPVPRVTLSRAAIVSARALTLAVTGDAKRKVIEQAIKQGPASPYPIGRVLADAELPVDIHWSPA encoded by the coding sequence ATGAGCGAAGAAATCGAATGGTGGGATTATGACGACGCCGACGAAATGGCGGATGCGGTCGCGGGCGATATCGCCTTTGTGATCGAAAGCGCGATCGATGCGCGCGGGGCGTGCGTCATCGCCCTGGCCGGCGGCAAGACCCCCCTGCCCATCTATACCAAGCTCGCTGCGACCAAGCTCGACTGGAAGCGCGTCACGATCATCCCGACCGACGAGCGCATCGTGCCGCTCGGCGATCCGCTGTCGAACATCACCGCGATCGGCAAGGTATTCATCCCCAAGGGCGCGCGCGTGATCCCGATCGTCAGCGAAGCCGCCGCCGATTACAAAGCGGCGGGCCGCGCAGCGGATTCGCGCCTTGGCGATCATCACTGGCCGCTCGACCTGTGCCTGCTCGGCGTCGGCGCGGACGGCCATACCGCCTCGATCTTCCCCGGCCCCGATTATGAGGAAGCGATTGCCGGCCCGCGCGAACGCCGCGCGCTTGGCGTGATGCCCGATCCGCTGCCGCCCGAGGCGCCGGTGCCGCGCGTGACGCTGAGCCGCGCCGCGATCGTCTCGGCTCGTGCCCTCACGCTCGCCGTGACCGGCGACGCCAAGCGCAAGGTGATCGAGCAGGCAATCAAGCAGGGTCCCGCCTCGCCCTACCCGATCGGCCGCGTGCTCGCCGACGCGGAATTGCCGGTCGACATCCATTGGAGCCCCGCATGA
- the zwf gene encoding glucose-6-phosphate dehydrogenase, whose amino-acid sequence MRNPVAKLLLFGATGDLAQRMLLPSLYGLHADGLLPEELTITGTARSEHDDASFRKFAKGALDEFLPADRKDEKAMKSFIERLGYQPLDATDMAHYKDLAKKVGDVSKGLAIFLSTAPSLFEPVIKGLAGAGLAGETVRIGLEKPLGYDLESSREINDTVATAFSEDRTFRIDHYLGKETVQNILALRFGNSFFEPVWNARGIDNVQITIAETVGLEDRAGYYENAGALRDMVQNHMLQLLALIAMEPPARFDGTAVRDEKAKVFRSLRQMAPADVPHLTVTGQYAAGAVNGEIVKGYADELGKPSNTETFVAIKAHVDNWRWQGVPFYLRTGKRMPARRSEIAIQFKAVPHSMFGDRGGLLQPNMLIIRLQPEEYVRLLVMAKEPGLDRDGIRLREVPLDLSLDSAFAGTRRRIAYERLLLDLIEGDPTLFVRRDEVEAQWQWIDAIRAGWEANGVKPKSYASGGWGPSAAIALTERDGVTWQDD is encoded by the coding sequence ATGCGCAATCCAGTGGCCAAGCTGCTCCTGTTCGGTGCGACCGGCGATCTGGCGCAGCGTATGCTGCTCCCGTCGCTCTATGGCTTGCATGCCGACGGATTGTTGCCGGAAGAGCTGACAATCACCGGCACGGCGCGGTCCGAGCATGACGATGCCAGCTTCCGCAAGTTCGCAAAAGGTGCGCTCGACGAATTCCTGCCTGCCGACCGCAAGGACGAGAAGGCAATGAAGTCGTTCATCGAGCGGCTGGGCTATCAGCCGCTCGATGCGACTGACATGGCGCATTATAAGGATCTGGCGAAAAAAGTCGGCGATGTCTCAAAGGGTCTAGCAATCTTCCTATCGACTGCGCCGTCGCTGTTCGAGCCGGTGATCAAGGGACTGGCCGGCGCTGGCTTGGCCGGGGAAACCGTGCGGATCGGGCTCGAAAAGCCGCTCGGTTACGACTTGGAAAGCAGCCGAGAGATCAACGACACGGTGGCCACTGCGTTCAGCGAGGACCGCACGTTTCGTATCGACCATTATCTCGGCAAGGAAACGGTCCAGAACATCCTCGCGCTGCGCTTCGGCAATTCCTTCTTCGAGCCGGTGTGGAATGCGCGCGGCATCGACAATGTCCAGATCACCATCGCCGAGACGGTCGGGCTGGAGGATCGCGCGGGCTATTATGAGAATGCGGGCGCACTACGCGACATGGTCCAGAACCATATGCTGCAATTGCTCGCGCTGATCGCGATGGAACCCCCTGCTCGCTTCGACGGCACAGCGGTTCGCGACGAAAAGGCCAAGGTGTTCCGCTCGCTGCGCCAAATGGCCCCGGCAGATGTTCCGCATCTCACCGTCACCGGCCAATATGCCGCAGGCGCTGTCAATGGCGAGATCGTGAAGGGTTATGCCGATGAGCTGGGCAAGCCGTCGAACACAGAGACCTTCGTCGCGATCAAGGCGCATGTCGATAATTGGCGCTGGCAGGGCGTGCCTTTCTATCTTCGTACCGGCAAGCGCATGCCCGCGCGCCGGTCCGAGATCGCGATCCAGTTCAAGGCGGTGCCGCACTCGATGTTCGGCGACCGTGGTGGCCTGCTCCAGCCCAACATGCTGATCATCCGGCTCCAGCCCGAGGAATATGTCCGGCTGCTGGTGATGGCGAAGGAACCCGGGCTCGACCGCGACGGCATCCGGTTGCGCGAGGTACCGCTCGATCTCAGCCTCGACAGCGCCTTTGCCGGCACGCGGCGGCGCATCGCCTATGAACGGTTGCTGCTTGATTTGATCGAGGGCGACCCGACCTTGTTCGTGCGCCGCGACGAGGTCGAGGCGCAGTGGCAATGGATCGACGCGATCCGTGCAGGCTGGGAAGCGAACGGGGTGAAACCCAAATCCTATGCCTCGGGCGGATGGGGCCCATCGGCTGCGATCGCGCTGACCGAGCGCGACGGAGTCACGTGGCAGGATGATTGA
- the argC gene encoding N-acetyl-gamma-glutamyl-phosphate reductase, producing MSISVFIDGAAGTTGLEIRERLAGRVDIALVEIDDARRKDPAVRAEALNDADFVILCLPDDAAREAVALIDNDRTRVIDASTAFRTAEGWNYGFPELEPGQQAAIAEAKRVSNPGCYPTGFLALVRPLVRMGLVPVDWPLTVNAVSGYSGGGKAMIAEFESANPPPAARTYGLGLAHKHVPEMQKHARIEHPPIFMPSVANTYRGMIVEVPLPLHAFPRRPSLHVCEAVLSEAYRDCALINIVEGDAATVAIEADAGTDRLTLRVCGNPETGQARLIATLDNLGKGAAGAAVQNLNIMAGFDPIAGLTV from the coding sequence ATGAGCATCAGCGTCTTCATCGATGGCGCCGCGGGCACCACTGGCCTGGAGATTCGCGAGCGGCTTGCCGGACGAGTCGATATCGCGCTCGTCGAGATCGATGACGCACGGCGCAAGGATCCCGCCGTCCGTGCCGAGGCACTGAACGATGCCGACTTCGTTATCCTGTGCCTGCCCGACGACGCCGCGCGCGAAGCGGTGGCGCTGATCGACAATGACCGCACACGGGTAATCGACGCTTCCACCGCGTTCCGCACGGCGGAGGGCTGGAACTATGGCTTTCCCGAGCTCGAGCCCGGCCAGCAGGCGGCGATTGCCGAGGCGAAGCGGGTGAGCAATCCGGGCTGCTACCCGACCGGCTTTCTCGCGCTGGTGCGCCCGCTGGTGCGCATGGGCCTGGTGCCGGTCGACTGGCCGCTCACGGTCAATGCGGTGTCGGGCTATTCCGGCGGCGGCAAGGCGATGATCGCCGAGTTCGAGAGCGCGAATCCACCCCCGGCCGCGCGCACCTATGGGCTCGGCCTTGCGCATAAGCATGTGCCGGAAATGCAGAAGCATGCGCGGATCGAGCACCCGCCGATCTTCATGCCTTCGGTTGCCAATACCTATCGTGGCATGATCGTGGAGGTGCCGCTGCCGCTGCATGCGTTTCCACGCCGGCCGAGCCTGCATGTCTGCGAGGCGGTGCTGAGTGAGGCGTATCGTGACTGTGCGCTGATCAATATCGTCGAGGGCGATGCCGCCACCGTCGCGATCGAGGCCGATGCAGGCACCGACCGCCTGACGCTTCGCGTTTGCGGCAATCCCGAAACCGGCCAGGCGCGGCTGATCGCGACGCTCGACAATCTCGGCAAGGGTGCGGCGGGTGCTGCGGTGCAGAATTTGAACATCATGGCGGGATTCGACCCGATCGCCGGGCTGACCGTCTAA
- a CDS encoding SH3 domain-containing protein, translated as MKGQSFLKSSGNSSAMPSNPPPAGPARRSFALTGPSVTLDPRTNAVRRDIADIRLAEHVFAPHYAAPLPMVVATRTTLRSERPLDSASIAILMPEDLFEVLEYAGDDAWGIAPAHGQVGYIAAAALAPYVQ; from the coding sequence ATGAAGGGGCAGAGTTTCTTGAAGAGTTCGGGCAATTCCTCGGCGATGCCGAGCAACCCGCCGCCCGCCGGGCCAGCGCGTAGGAGCTTTGCGCTTACCGGGCCGTCGGTCACGCTCGATCCGCGTACCAACGCCGTCCGCCGCGATATCGCGGACATTCGTCTCGCCGAGCACGTCTTCGCGCCGCATTACGCGGCGCCGTTGCCGATGGTGGTTGCGACACGGACGACCCTGCGGAGCGAGCGGCCGCTGGATTCCGCGTCGATCGCCATCCTGATGCCAGAGGACCTGTTCGAGGTGCTTGAATATGCTGGCGACGACGCTTGGGGAATCGCACCAGCTCACGGCCAGGTCGGCTATATCGCCGCGGCCGCGCTGGCGCCCTACGTCCAATGA
- a CDS encoding MarR family transcriptional regulator, which translates to MQALVDYVRSGEPDLTNRQMALLLVVYLRPGPHTVRGLARVLNVSKPVVTRALNRLGALGYLRRQRDDTDKRNIFVAKTNEGAEFLEEFGQFLGDAEQPAARRASA; encoded by the coding sequence ATGCAGGCACTGGTCGATTATGTACGGTCCGGCGAACCCGACCTGACCAATCGCCAGATGGCGCTGCTTCTCGTCGTTTATCTCAGACCGGGCCCGCATACGGTGCGCGGGCTTGCCCGCGTGCTGAATGTTTCTAAACCGGTCGTCACGCGCGCCTTGAACAGACTTGGTGCGCTGGGCTATCTGCGCCGTCAGCGCGACGATACCGACAAGCGCAATATCTTCGTCGCGAAGACCAATGAAGGGGCAGAGTTTCTTGAAGAGTTCGGGCAATTCCTCGGCGATGCCGAGCAACCCGCCGCCCGCCGGGCCAGCGCGTAG
- a CDS encoding CTP synthase, with product MARFIFITGGVVSSLGKGLMAASLAALLQARGYRVRIRKFDPYLNVDPGTMSPYQHGEVYVTDDGAETDLDLGHYERFTGVPSRQSDNVTSGRIYQQIIARERRGDYLGATVQVIPHVTDAIKEFAQAETDDLDFVLCEIGGTVGDIESLPFIEAIRQLRNDLGRGQSVSIHVTLVPYIAAAGELKTKPTQHSVRELAALGVQPDVLVCRCEQPLPASDRAKIALFCNVPQAAVIPALDAKSIYAVPMQYHAEGLDSEVLRAFGIEPGEAPKLDRWIDIVDRLENPEGEVTIGVVGKYVGLPDAYKSLNEALVHGGIANRVKVNIQWIDAELFEQTDSDVAAKLEPLHAILVPGAFGERGAEGKIASVRFARERRVPYFGICFGMQMACVEGARDLGGIANASSTEFGPTDEPVVGMITEWMTADGIQKREEGGDLGGTMRLGAYEAKLDGNSVVASIYGSDDISERHRHRYEVNTGYRDVLEKGGLVFSGMSPDGTLPEIVERPDHPWFIGVQFHPELKSKPFDPHPLFASFVEAAVKQSRLV from the coding sequence ATGGCGCGGTTCATTTTTATCACCGGCGGCGTGGTTTCCTCGCTCGGCAAAGGTCTCATGGCGGCGAGCCTCGCGGCTCTCCTGCAAGCGCGCGGCTATCGCGTGCGCATTCGCAAGTTCGATCCCTATCTGAACGTCGATCCCGGCACCATGTCGCCCTATCAGCATGGCGAAGTCTATGTGACCGATGACGGGGCGGAGACAGATCTCGATCTTGGCCATTATGAGCGCTTCACCGGCGTGCCGTCGCGCCAGTCGGACAATGTCACCTCGGGCCGGATCTATCAGCAGATCATCGCGCGCGAACGGCGCGGCGATTATCTCGGCGCGACGGTGCAGGTCATCCCGCACGTCACCGACGCGATCAAGGAATTCGCCCAGGCGGAGACCGACGACCTCGACTTCGTGCTGTGCGAGATCGGCGGCACCGTCGGCGATATCGAATCGCTGCCCTTCATTGAGGCGATTCGCCAGCTCCGGAACGATCTCGGCCGCGGCCAGTCGGTCAGCATCCATGTGACCCTGGTGCCGTATATCGCAGCGGCCGGTGAGTTGAAGACCAAGCCGACCCAGCATTCGGTACGCGAACTCGCCGCATTGGGAGTACAGCCCGATGTGCTGGTATGCCGCTGCGAACAGCCGCTGCCGGCCAGCGACCGCGCCAAGATCGCCTTGTTCTGCAACGTGCCCCAGGCCGCCGTCATTCCGGCGCTCGATGCCAAGAGCATTTATGCCGTGCCGATGCAGTATCACGCCGAAGGACTCGATTCGGAAGTTCTGCGTGCGTTCGGGATCGAGCCCGGCGAAGCGCCCAAGCTCGATCGCTGGATCGATATTGTCGACCGGCTCGAGAATCCCGAGGGCGAAGTCACGATCGGCGTGGTCGGCAAATATGTCGGCCTGCCCGATGCCTACAAGTCGCTCAACGAGGCTTTGGTCCATGGCGGCATCGCCAATCGGGTCAAGGTCAACATCCAGTGGATCGACGCCGAGCTGTTCGAACAGACCGACAGCGACGTCGCGGCCAAGCTCGAGCCGCTTCACGCGATCCTCGTCCCCGGCGCGTTCGGCGAGCGCGGCGCGGAGGGCAAGATCGCCAGCGTGCGCTTCGCACGCGAGCGCCGCGTGCCCTATTTCGGTATCTGCTTCGGTATGCAGATGGCGTGCGTCGAGGGTGCGCGCGACCTGGGTGGCATCGCCAATGCCTCATCGACCGAGTTCGGCCCGACCGACGAACCGGTGGTCGGCATGATCACCGAATGGATGACCGCCGACGGTATTCAGAAGCGTGAAGAAGGCGGCGATCTGGGCGGCACGATGCGCCTCGGCGCCTATGAAGCGAAGCTCGATGGCAACAGCGTCGTCGCCTCGATCTATGGCAGCGACGATATCAGCGAGCGTCACCGCCACCGCTATGAGGTCAATACCGGCTATCGCGATGTCCTGGAAAAGGGCGGGCTGGTCTTTTCCGGCATGTCGCCCGACGGCACCTTGCCCGAAATCGTCGAGCGGCCTGACCATCCATGGTTCATCGGTGTGCAGTTCCACCCCGAATTGAAGAGCAAGCCGTTCGACCCGCATCCCTTGTTCGCCAGCTTCGTCGAAGCCGCGGTCAAGCAGAGCCGGCTGGTCTGA